The Streptomyces luteogriseus genome includes a window with the following:
- a CDS encoding GNAT family N-acetyltransferase has product MDHMELLALFDRDLREGAPPDGPGARVERTGGVVRQVAPAPGWNGVVWSALDEAGADAAIAGQIGHYTGLGLDFEWKLYGHDRPADLGRRLRAAGFTPGPEETLMIGEAAALALDTAPPEGVRVVPVTGPAGVDLVADVHERAFGTDSSWLRHQLLVRLSADPDTVVAVVAMDGDEPVSAARMELVPGTPFAGLWGGGTVPGRRGRGIYRTLVAHRAHAAATRGYRYLQVDASSQSRPILERLGFVPLTTTTPYAYAP; this is encoded by the coding sequence ATGGATCACATGGAGCTGCTCGCCCTGTTCGACCGCGACCTGCGCGAAGGAGCGCCGCCGGACGGCCCCGGCGCCCGTGTCGAGCGGACCGGCGGCGTCGTCCGCCAGGTCGCTCCGGCGCCGGGCTGGAACGGCGTGGTGTGGTCGGCCCTCGACGAGGCCGGAGCGGACGCGGCGATCGCCGGGCAGATCGGCCACTACACCGGGCTCGGCCTCGACTTCGAGTGGAAGCTGTACGGGCACGACCGGCCGGCGGACCTCGGGCGGCGGCTGCGTGCCGCCGGGTTCACGCCCGGGCCCGAGGAGACGCTGATGATCGGCGAGGCCGCCGCCCTGGCCCTCGACACCGCACCGCCCGAGGGCGTGCGCGTCGTGCCGGTCACCGGCCCGGCGGGCGTCGATCTCGTGGCCGACGTGCACGAGAGGGCCTTCGGCACGGACAGCTCCTGGCTCCGCCACCAGCTCCTCGTCCGACTGTCGGCCGACCCCGACACGGTGGTCGCCGTGGTGGCGATGGACGGCGACGAGCCGGTCAGCGCGGCCCGCATGGAGCTCGTGCCCGGCACGCCCTTCGCCGGCCTGTGGGGCGGCGGCACCGTGCCGGGCCGGCGCGGCCGCGGTATCTACCGCACCCTGGTGGCCCACCGCGCCCACGCCGCCGCGACCCGCGGCTACCGCTATCTCCAGGTCGACGCCTCCAGCCAGAGCCGCCCGATCCTGGAACGGCTCGGTTTCGTGCCGCTGACGACCACGACGCCGTACGCGTACGCGCCCTGA
- a CDS encoding nucleoside deaminase encodes MVVKDTELPHLRRCVELAAEALEAGDEPFGSVLVGGDGAVLAEDHNRVASGDRTRHPEFELARWSAAHLTPGEREAATVYTSGEHCPMCAAAHAWVGLGRIVYVASSEQLGSWLSELGVPAPPVRTLPVHEVAPGVTVDGPVPELVEQVRELHIRFHHGRG; translated from the coding sequence ATGGTCGTGAAGGACACGGAACTGCCGCATCTGCGCCGCTGCGTGGAACTCGCCGCCGAGGCCCTGGAGGCCGGGGACGAGCCGTTCGGGTCGGTCCTGGTGGGCGGGGACGGCGCCGTCCTCGCCGAGGACCACAACCGCGTGGCCTCGGGCGACCGCACCCGGCACCCCGAGTTCGAGCTGGCGCGCTGGTCCGCGGCGCACCTCACGCCCGGGGAGCGGGAGGCCGCCACGGTCTACACCTCCGGCGAGCACTGCCCGATGTGTGCGGCCGCGCACGCCTGGGTCGGCCTCGGCCGCATCGTCTACGTCGCCTCGTCCGAGCAACTCGGCTCGTGGCTTTCGGAGTTGGGGGTCCCAGCCCCACCGGTGCGGACACTCCCCGTGCATGAGGTCGCACCCGGTGTGACGGTGGACGGCCCGGTGCCCGAACTGGTCGAGCAGGTGCGGGAGTTGCACATCAGGTTCCACCACGGTCGCGGCTGA